In Falco naumanni isolate bFalNau1 chromosome 5, bFalNau1.pat, whole genome shotgun sequence, the following are encoded in one genomic region:
- the LOC121089082 gene encoding cytochrome P450 2D17: protein MALALWLGSLLSSCWQNLSILGVFLTVFTLLLDFMKRRKKWSRYPPGPVSLPFIGTMLHVDFRRPHVSFRQLHKKFGNVFNLQNCWTNVVVLNGYQTVKDALVHKSEDFADRPYFPVYEHLGYGSKSEGIIVAKYGPTWKELRRFTLSTLRNFGMGKKSLEERVTEEAGFLCSAVESEEGKPFDLRFLVNNAVCNVICTTVYGERFNYGDETFKMMLHLFESSLNEETGFLPQLLNVLPILLRIPGVPQMVFRGQKVFMDFIDVLIEKHMETWNPAHIRDFTDVFLKEMKKGKEAEESGFNYNNLRLVTADLFIAGSETTSTTLRWAFLYMLLHPEIQSKVQAEIDKVIGKEKPPTMKDQVSMPYTNAVIHEVQRCGDIVPVGLPHMTYRDTEVQGFFIPKGTTVITNLSSVLKDETVWEKPNEFYPEHFLDANGQFVKPEAFLPFSAGRRACPGEQLARMELFIFFTTLMQKFTFALPEDQPRPREDGHFALTNAPHPYLIRAVPR, encoded by the exons ATGGCATTAGCCCTGTGGCTGGGGTCCCTGCTGTCATCCTGCTGGCAAAACCTCTCTATACTGGGAGTTTTTCTTACAGTCTTTACTTTACTTCTCGACTTCATGAAGCGCAGGAAGAAGTGGAGCCGTTACCCGCCGGGCCCGGTGTCGCTGCCGTTCATTGGGACCATGCTGCACGTCGACTTCCGCAGACCCCACGTCTCCTTCAGGCAG CTTCACAAGAAGTTTGGAAATGTCTTCAATCTGCAGAACTGCTGGACCAACGTGGTAGTACTGAATGGGTATCAAACAGTGAAGGATGCCCTGGTCCACAAATCAGAGGACTTCGCTGACCGGCCGTACTTTCCAGTATATGAACATCTGGGCTATGGAAGTAAATCTGAAG GGATTATTGTAGCAAAATATGGGCCCACCTGGAAGGAGCTAAGGAGATTCACGCTGTCTACTTTGAGGAACTTTGGAATGGGAAAGAAATCCTTGGAGGAGCGAGTGACGGAGGAAGCTGgatttctgtgctctgcagttGAGTCTGAAGAAG gTAAACCTTTTGATTTACGTTTTCTTGTAAATAATGCAGTATGCAATGTAATCTGCACCACCGTCTATGGAGAGCGTTTCAACTATGGTGATGAGACATTCAAGATGATGTTACATTTGTTTGAAAGCTCTCTGAATGAAGAAACTGGATTCCTGCCCCAG CTTCTTAATGTGCTGCCCATTTTGCTGCGCATCCCTGGAGTGCCACAGATGGTCTTTCGAGGGCAAAAGGTATTTATGGACTTCATAGATGTGCTCATAGAAAAGCACATGGAGACCTGGAACCCTGCTCACATCCGAGATTTCACtgatgtgtttttaaaggaaatgaagaag GGTAAGGAGGCTGAAGAGAGTGGTTTCAACTATAACAACCTTCGTCTGGTGACTGCAGACTTGTTTATAGCTGGTTCTGAGACCACCTCCACCACTCTCCGGTGGGCATTTCTGTACATGCTTCTCCACCCGGAAATACAGA gTAAGGTCCAAGCAGAGATTGATAAGGTGATTGGCAAAGAGAAACCACCCACCATGAAGGACCAAGTGAGCATGCCCTACACCAATGCTGTGATCCATGAAGTGCAACGCTGTGGGGATATCGTTCCTGTTGGACTACCTCACATGACGTACCGAGACACTGAGGTCCAAGGCTTCTTCATTCCCAAG GGGACGACAGTCATCACCAACTTGTCTTCCGTGCTGAAGGATGAGACAGTGTGGGAGAAGCCAAATGAGTTTTATCCCGAACACTTCCTGGATGCGAATGGGCAGTTTGTGAAACCAGAGGCCTTCCTGCCTTTCTCAGCAG GTCGCCGTGCCTGCCCAGGGGAACAGCTGGCCAGGATGgagctctttattttctttaccaCTCTAATGCAGAAATTCACCTTTGCGCTCCCCGAGGACCAGCCCAGGCCACGGGAGGATGGTCACTTTGCTCTCACGAATGCGCCACACCCGTATCTGATACGAGCTGTTCCAAGATAA
- the NDUFA6 gene encoding NADH dehydrogenase [ubiquinone] 1 alpha subcomplex subunit 6, with product MAVAGKGAVSAAVKPIFSRDLGEAKRRVRELYRAWYREVPNTVHLYQLDITVKQGRNKVREMFMKNAHVTDPRVIDMLVIKGKMDLQETIQVWKQRTHVMRYFHETETPRPKDFLSKFYEGHDP from the exons ATGGCGGTAGCGGGCAAAGGAGCCGTGTCAGCCGCGGTGAAGCCGATCTTCAGCCGGGACCTGGGCGAGGCGAAGCGGCGAGTGAGGGAGCTGTACCGGGCCTGGTACCGCGAGGTGCCCAACACGG TACACTTATACCAGCTGGACATCACGGTGAAACAGGGGCGTAACAAGGTGCGGGAGATGTTCATGAAGAATGCCCACGTTACAGATCCACGGGTGATAGACATGCTGGTTATTAAG GGAAAGATGGATCTTCAAGAAACCATTCAGGTATGGAAGCAGAGGACTCACGTCATGAGGTATTTCCATGAGACGGAAACCCCACGACCCAAAGACTTTCTGTCCAAATTCTATGAAGGCCATGATCCCTGA